In Microbacterium sp. SLBN-146, one genomic interval encodes:
- a CDS encoding acylneuraminate cytidylyltransferase has protein sequence MTASVVAVIPARGGSKGIERKNLRRVGGIPLVARAILAAQRCAEIDRVVVSTDDPEIAGVAREWGADVVERPSELAGDTASSESALIHALDVLAARGVDVSILAFLQATSPFIDSKALDEAICTVRTRRRDTVFSAVETYGFLWSKGRGGSADGINHDIGVRPRRQDRDPHYLETGAFYVMRAKAFRAVGHRFYGSIGIVDVPPRTAMEIDTPEELAAAQALAHLVDEPEVVDVDAVVTDFDGVHTDDTAIVGQNGEEAVRVSRSDGMGVSLLRRAGVPVLILSTETNPVVAARARKLRVDVRQGVEEKAAALEEWADATGIPLSRIAYLGNDVNDLTCLQRVGWPVAVRDAHPLVLAAARTVLDRPGGGGAVRALADLVLHGRASAASATSPRHDRQETP, from the coding sequence ATGACGGCGTCCGTCGTCGCGGTGATCCCGGCCCGCGGCGGTTCCAAGGGCATCGAACGCAAGAACCTCCGGCGCGTAGGCGGCATCCCGCTCGTCGCGCGCGCGATCCTCGCGGCGCAGCGGTGCGCCGAGATCGATCGCGTCGTCGTCTCGACGGACGATCCCGAGATCGCCGGTGTCGCGCGCGAGTGGGGTGCCGACGTCGTCGAGCGGCCGTCCGAGCTCGCGGGCGATACGGCATCGAGCGAGAGCGCCCTCATCCACGCGCTCGACGTCCTCGCGGCGCGCGGCGTCGACGTCAGCATCCTCGCGTTCCTCCAGGCGACGTCGCCGTTCATCGATTCGAAGGCGCTCGACGAGGCGATCTGCACCGTCCGCACGCGGCGCCGCGACACGGTCTTCTCGGCCGTCGAGACGTACGGCTTCTTGTGGTCGAAGGGCCGGGGCGGATCGGCCGACGGGATCAATCACGACATCGGCGTCCGCCCCCGCCGCCAGGACCGAGACCCGCACTACCTCGAGACGGGCGCGTTCTACGTCATGCGCGCGAAGGCCTTCCGCGCCGTCGGCCACCGGTTCTACGGCTCGATCGGGATCGTCGACGTGCCCCCGCGCACGGCGATGGAGATCGATACGCCCGAAGAACTCGCTGCCGCGCAGGCCCTCGCGCACCTCGTCGACGAGCCGGAGGTCGTCGACGTCGACGCCGTCGTCACCGACTTCGACGGCGTGCACACCGACGACACCGCGATCGTGGGCCAGAACGGCGAAGAGGCCGTGCGGGTGAGCCGCTCCGACGGCATGGGCGTCTCGCTCCTCCGCCGTGCGGGCGTGCCCGTGCTCATCCTGTCGACCGAGACGAATCCCGTCGTGGCGGCGCGGGCTCGGAAGCTCCGGGTCGATGTGCGCCAGGGCGTCGAAGAGAAGGCGGCCGCGCTCGAGGAGTGGGCGGATGCCACCGGCATCCCGCTCTCGCGCATCGCCTACCTCGGCAACGACGTCAACGACCTCACGTGCCTGCAGCGCGTGGGGTGGCCGGTCGCGGTTCGCGACGCGCATCCTCTCGTGCTCGCCGCGGCCCGCACGGTCCTCGACCGACCCGGGGGTGGCGGAGCCGTCCGCGCCCTCGCCGATCTCGTGCTGCACGGGCGGGCGTCCGCAGCATCCGCGACATCCCCCCGCCATGACCGACAGGAGACCCCATGA
- a CDS encoding N-acetylneuraminate synthase family protein: MTVTIGHRVVGGGRPVYVIAEIGLNHNGDVELAKQLIDVAADAGVDAVKFQKRTPEISTPEHMRDVPRETPWGTMSYLDYRRRVEFDRDQYVEVSDHALLRGVEWFASPWDEPSVAFLEDLGATAHKVASACLTDTGLLQALRDTGKPVILSTGMSTVEQIDAAIGILGTDRLVLMHATSTYPMEPHEANLRMIPALRDRYPGVAVGYSGHERGLQVSLAAVALGAVAVERHITLDRTMWGSDHAASLEPAGLQHLVRDIRIIEAALGDGVKRVYPGEQAAMAKLRRVPA, translated from the coding sequence ATGACCGTCACGATCGGACACCGCGTCGTCGGAGGCGGACGCCCCGTCTACGTCATCGCCGAGATCGGCCTCAACCACAACGGCGATGTCGAGCTCGCGAAGCAGCTCATCGACGTCGCGGCCGACGCGGGCGTCGACGCCGTGAAGTTCCAGAAGCGCACGCCGGAGATCTCGACCCCCGAGCACATGCGCGACGTCCCCCGCGAGACGCCGTGGGGCACGATGAGCTACCTCGACTACCGGCGCCGGGTCGAGTTCGACCGCGATCAGTACGTCGAGGTGTCCGACCACGCGCTGCTGCGCGGTGTCGAGTGGTTCGCGTCGCCGTGGGACGAGCCGAGCGTCGCGTTCCTCGAAGACCTGGGGGCGACCGCCCACAAGGTCGCCTCCGCGTGCTTGACCGACACGGGGCTCCTGCAGGCGCTCCGCGACACGGGCAAGCCCGTCATCCTCTCGACGGGCATGTCGACGGTCGAGCAGATCGACGCCGCGATCGGCATCCTCGGCACCGACCGGCTCGTGCTCATGCACGCGACGTCGACCTACCCCATGGAGCCGCACGAGGCGAACCTCCGGATGATCCCCGCGCTCCGCGACCGCTACCCCGGGGTCGCGGTCGGGTACTCGGGACACGAACGCGGCCTCCAGGTCTCCCTCGCCGCCGTCGCGCTCGGAGCGGTCGCCGTCGAACGCCACATCACCCTCGACCGCACGATGTGGGGCTCCGACCACGCGGCGTCGCTCGAGCCGGCGGGACTCCAGCACCTCGTCCGTGACATCCGCATCATCGAGGCGGCGCTCGGCGACGGCGTCAAGCGCGTCTACCCGGGCGAGCAGGCCGCGATGGCGAAGCTGAGGCGCGTCCCGGCGTGA